Genomic window (Candidatus Acidiferrales bacterium):
CATCCGCGGATCGGGCTTACCCTTGGGCCGGCCCAGGTGGGAGGCCAAAATCACCCTGGCCCCCTGGCTCGCCGCGTAGCGAATGGTCTCGAGCGAGGCGCGGATACGGGTGTCTTCGGCCACGTCGCCCTCCGCCGTGAGGGGAACGTTGAAATCCACGCGCATGAAAACGCGTTTGCCCTTCAGGTCCAGCTCACGAACAGAAAGTTTCGGCACCGGTGGTCCCCGTCTCCTGGCGTTTACTGAGGACAAAACGGACGAAGCGCGCCGCCTCACAAGCAGCGTTCATTGCCTAAAAACCTTTTGTCGCCAGAAATTTGATCAGGTCGCGCAGGCGGCAGGAATAACCCCACTCATTGTCATACCAGGCCAGGACTTTGACGCAATTGCCGCCGACGACCTTGGTGAAGTGGGCATCAATGATGGCCGAGTGCGGGTTCCCTTTGAAATCCGAGGAAACCAGGTCCTCTTCGGTGTATTCGAGGATGCTCTTCATCGGCCCCTCGGCCGCCGCCTTCATCGCCGCATTCACTTGATCGGCGGTGGCCGGCTTTTCCGTCGTAACGGTCAAGTCCACCACCGAGACGTTGGGGGTGGGCACGCGCATGGCGTAGCCGTCCAGTCTGCCCTTCAACTCCGGAATGACCAGGTGCAGCGCTTTGGCGGCGCCGGTAGTCGTCGGAATCATGGAAAGCGACGCCGCCCGAGCGCGCCGCAGATCCTTGTGCGGCAGATCGAGCACCCGCTGGTCGTTGGTGTAGGAATGGATGGTGGTCATCGTGCCGTGGAGGATTTTGAAGTTGTCCTGCAAAACCTTGGCGACGGGAGCCAGGCAATTGGTGGTGCAAGAGGCGTTGGAGATGACGCGATGCTTGGCCGGGTCGTAAGCATTTTCATTGACGCCCAGAACGATGGTGATGTCCTCTTCGGTGGCCGGGGCCGAGATGATGACTCTCTTGACCGTGCCGCGGAGATGCTTGGCCGCCTCGGCGCCTTTGGTAAAAAGGCCGCTGGACTCGACCACGATCTGG
Coding sequences:
- the gap gene encoding type I glyceraldehyde-3-phosphate dehydrogenase; translation: MAVKVGINGFGRIGRNLFRASMGEPALDFVAVNDITDPKTLAHLLKYDSVLGNLTAKVSCTADSIAVDGQSFRVFKEKDPAALDWSSVGAQIVVESSGLFTKGAEAAKHLRGTVKRVIISAPATEEDITIVLGVNENAYDPAKHRVISNASCTTNCLAPVAKVLQDNFKILHGTMTTIHSYTNDQRVLDLPHKDLRRARAASLSMIPTTTGAAKALHLVIPELKGRLDGYAMRVPTPNVSVVDLTVTTEKPATADQVNAAMKAAAEGPMKSILEYTEEDLVSSDFKGNPHSAIIDAHFTKVVGGNCVKVLAWYDNEWGYSCRLRDLIKFLATKGF